A stretch of Desulfurivibrio alkaliphilus AHT 2 DNA encodes these proteins:
- a CDS encoding N-formylglutamate amidohydrolase, whose translation MSGRKPPVSVLITTEHASAAVPERWRPLFAGHEAILQTHRAWDPGSRELGRALAEVLDAPLLEGQVTRLLVDLNRSAGHPRLFSEFSRALPASQRHVLMAEYWQPHWQAYAETVTRLPGPVLHLACHSFTPVLDGVVRTADIGLLYDPARPGERRWCQGLRSAIAERLPGLRVRMNYPYRGVSNGLGQQHRRRFRAAQLITMELEVNTALVDGPGWDRIMTGLVAAVSRAAGSRC comes from the coding sequence ATGTCTGGCCGAAAACCGCCTGTTTCTGTCCTGATCACGACCGAGCATGCCAGTGCCGCCGTGCCAGAGCGCTGGCGCCCCTTGTTTGCCGGCCACGAGGCGATCCTGCAGACTCACCGGGCCTGGGACCCTGGCTCCCGCGAACTGGGCCGGGCCCTGGCCGAGGTCCTGGATGCGCCGTTGCTCGAAGGGCAGGTGACCCGGCTGCTGGTCGATCTCAACCGTTCCGCCGGCCACCCCCGGTTGTTCAGCGAATTCAGCCGGGCTTTACCGGCATCCCAGCGCCATGTGCTGATGGCCGAATATTGGCAGCCACACTGGCAGGCCTACGCCGAAACGGTGACGCGTCTGCCGGGACCGGTGCTGCATCTGGCCTGTCACAGCTTCACGCCGGTGCTGGACGGGGTGGTACGAACGGCCGACATCGGCCTGCTTTACGATCCGGCCCGGCCCGGCGAACGTCGCTGGTGCCAGGGTCTGCGCTCGGCCATCGCCGAACGATTGCCGGGTTTAAGGGTGCGCATGAATTACCCGTACCGTGGCGTATCCAACGGGCTCGGCCAGCAGCATCGTCGCCGGTTCCGTGCTGCGCAACTGATCACCATGGAGCTTGAGGTCAATACCGCGCTGGTCGATGGCCCGGGCTGGGACCGGATCATGACCGGGTTGGTTGCGGCGGTAAGCCGGGCAGCAGGCAGTCGGTGCTGA
- a CDS encoding C39 family peptidase, with product MALAQIIDEIQRLDHGGTLDVFLANHALARGFSAIVYTYNLKVFDPTWFVGRKTDLAAKLRAQARAKRRPKLQVATDGYLSYLAGGGEIRYADLNRALLRRLLSNGEPVLTGLSATYLYRSAREWGPDDIDDDVRGEPVGHFVLLAGYDRATREVLVADPMHDNPQGSQNYRVHVDRVIGAILLGALTYDANLLVLRPCAN from the coding sequence GGACGTATTCCTGGCCAACCACGCGCTGGCGCGGGGCTTTTCGGCCATCGTTTACACCTACAACCTGAAAGTGTTCGACCCGACCTGGTTTGTTGGTCGCAAGACCGATCTGGCGGCCAAGCTGCGGGCCCAGGCTCGAGCCAAGCGCCGACCCAAGCTGCAGGTTGCCACCGACGGCTATCTTAGTTACCTGGCCGGCGGTGGTGAGATTCGCTATGCCGACCTCAACCGGGCCTTGCTGCGGCGCCTGCTGAGCAATGGTGAACCGGTACTGACCGGCCTGAGTGCGACCTACCTGTACCGGTCAGCGCGCGAGTGGGGCCCCGACGACATCGACGATGACGTGCGTGGCGAGCCGGTTGGGCATTTCGTGCTGCTGGCCGGTTATGATCGTGCTACCCGTGAGGTGTTGGTGGCCGATCCCATGCACGATAACCCCCAGGGCAGCCAGAACTACCGGGTGCACGTTGATCGGGTGATCGGCGCGATCCTGCTTGGTGCGCTGACCTACGACGCCAACTTGCTGGTGCTCAGGCCATGCGCCAACTGA
- a CDS encoding amidoligase family protein, whose translation MPANFRPLPWTTGPNGQPRQVGVEIEMAGVDLATMAQAVQAEFGGRVEYLNPFLSRVCVPEFDDFVIELDARVLQDRRYREHLRHLGIELDDEDSETLERWLAEAAGILVPHEIVAPPLPLAALPRLDRVRAALQQQGARGTQSSLLYAFGLQINIEAHRLTADWLTAILQAFILLYEALVKAGNIDLARQISPYIRPFPGSYGRNILQPDYQPTMEQLIDDYLEHNLTRNRPLDMLPLFAEIDPERIRTAPVEHELIKPRPALHYRLPNCEIDDPAWSLAQPFNGWAEVEHLAADSQRLQSAAAAYLQRPAQALGQFADDWAEKIRDWF comes from the coding sequence ATGCCCGCAAACTTCCGCCCTCTGCCCTGGACCACCGGCCCCAACGGGCAGCCCCGCCAGGTGGGGGTTGAAATAGAGATGGCAGGGGTGGACCTTGCCACCATGGCGCAGGCGGTACAGGCCGAATTCGGCGGCCGGGTGGAATACCTCAACCCCTTTCTCAGCCGGGTTTGCGTACCGGAGTTTGATGATTTCGTAATTGAACTCGACGCCCGGGTGCTGCAGGACCGCCGCTACCGGGAACACCTGCGCCACCTGGGAATCGAGCTGGATGACGAGGACAGCGAAACCCTGGAGCGTTGGCTGGCAGAGGCGGCCGGCATCCTGGTCCCCCACGAGATCGTGGCCCCGCCCCTGCCGCTGGCTGCCCTGCCCCGCCTGGACCGGGTCCGGGCCGCTTTGCAGCAGCAAGGGGCCCGCGGCACCCAATCTTCCCTGCTTTACGCCTTCGGGCTGCAGATCAACATCGAGGCCCACCGGCTGACAGCCGACTGGCTTACCGCCATCTTGCAGGCCTTTATTCTGCTCTACGAGGCCCTGGTCAAAGCCGGTAATATCGATTTAGCCCGCCAGATCTCGCCCTACATCCGCCCTTTCCCCGGCAGTTACGGCCGCAATATCCTGCAGCCTGATTACCAGCCAACCATGGAGCAGTTGATCGACGACTACCTGGAACACAACCTCACCCGCAACCGCCCCCTGGATATGCTGCCGCTGTTTGCCGAAATTGACCCGGAACGGATCAGGACTGCCCCGGTGGAGCATGAGCTGATCAAACCCCGGCCGGCACTGCACTACCGGCTGCCCAACTGCGAAATCGACGACCCCGCCTGGAGCCTGGCCCAACCTTTCAACGGCTGGGCGGAGGTGGAACATCTGGCGGCCGATTCGCAACGGCTGCAATCCGCCGCCGCCGCATACCTGCAACGTCCGGCCCAGGCCCTGGGACAATTCGCCGATGACTGGGCGGAAAAAATTCGTGACTGGTTCTAA
- a CDS encoding carboxylate-amine ligase — protein sequence MPTLEPVTPLLKLRAFAGYGIELEYMIVDHRTLAVRPLADRLLIGPDGAVVNEVDHGELAWSNELVQHVLELKTNGPAESLVGLGARFHRDLVEINGKLAALGAGLLPTAMHPLFDPARETHLWPYGQNEIYEAYDRIFGCRGHGWSNLQSMHINLPFYDEEEFRRLHAAIRIVLPLIPALAAASPLEQGRRSAWLDNRLRYYRDNQKAIPEISGLVVPEPVTGIEDYHRQILEPMYAAIRPHDPNEVLSDEWLNSRGAIARFERQTIEIRVIDLQECPAADLAIAEAVVELVRALYKERLAGFAAQQALSTEALAEQMWRCGEQGSQAEIGSEALLALFGCDRPLTAAELWRKLLEDGLAVSPTAAGMLERIIVRGSLAEAIVRRLGSVPSEEEIRLCYRELGLCLAENRLFLS from the coding sequence ATGCCGACTCTTGAACCCGTGACACCATTGCTGAAGCTGCGTGCCTTTGCCGGCTACGGCATCGAGCTGGAGTACATGATCGTCGATCACCGGACGCTGGCCGTCCGGCCGCTGGCCGATCGGCTGCTGATCGGGCCGGACGGTGCGGTGGTCAACGAGGTTGATCACGGTGAGCTAGCCTGGTCAAACGAGCTGGTTCAGCATGTGCTCGAGCTCAAGACCAACGGGCCGGCCGAGTCGCTGGTCGGCCTGGGCGCGCGCTTTCATCGCGACCTGGTTGAGATCAACGGCAAGCTGGCAGCCCTGGGCGCCGGCCTGCTGCCGACCGCCATGCATCCGCTGTTTGATCCGGCCCGCGAGACCCATCTTTGGCCTTATGGCCAGAACGAGATCTACGAGGCCTATGATCGGATCTTCGGCTGTCGCGGCCACGGTTGGTCGAATCTGCAGAGCATGCATATCAACCTGCCGTTCTACGATGAAGAAGAGTTTCGCCGTCTGCACGCGGCGATCCGTATCGTGCTGCCGCTGATTCCGGCGCTGGCTGCCGCCTCGCCGCTGGAGCAGGGCCGTCGTTCGGCTTGGCTGGACAATCGGCTCAGGTATTACCGCGACAATCAGAAGGCAATTCCTGAAATTTCGGGCCTGGTCGTGCCCGAGCCGGTGACCGGGATTGAGGACTATCACCGGCAAATTCTCGAGCCGATGTACGCGGCGATCCGGCCGCATGACCCGAACGAGGTTCTGAGTGATGAATGGCTCAACTCGCGCGGGGCAATTGCCCGCTTCGAGCGGCAGACCATCGAGATTCGGGTGATCGACCTGCAGGAGTGCCCGGCCGCCGACCTGGCGATTGCCGAGGCGGTGGTCGAGCTGGTCCGCGCCCTGTACAAGGAGCGCCTGGCCGGCTTCGCGGCCCAGCAGGCGCTGTCTACCGAGGCCCTGGCCGAGCAGATGTGGCGCTGCGGCGAGCAGGGCAGCCAGGCGGAGATTGGGTCTGAAGCATTGCTGGCGTTGTTTGGTTGCGATCGGCCCCTGACGGCGGCTGAACTCTGGCGCAAGCTGCTCGAGGACGGTTTGGCCGTCAGCCCGACTGCGGCCGGAATGCTCGAACGAATAATTGTCCGCGGCAGCCTGGCCGAGGCGATCGTGCGGCGGTTGGGTTCTGTGCCGAGCGAGGAGGAAATTCGCCTCTGTTACCGGGAGTTAGGCTTATGTCTGGCCGAAAACCGCCTGTTTCTGTCCTGA
- a CDS encoding glycosyltransferase family 2 protein: MSLNLRYSCVIPTRDRGDMVQEAVASVLAQTLPAAEIIVVDDGSRDHTAATLRALYPGLHLLQLDGRGPGAARNAGVAAASTEIILFLDSDDLWLPDHAQRLLAALAGRYAVAYGPTRNLNLVDGGEFAIPAPGEAKTGDCFEALLRWCFLVPSAVAVQRRAFTDCGGFGMEFPGEDWAFFLKLAARHHFAYTGDPPVTLRRLHAGSLCRLAAPEQLAAALNRLAGLFAAGQDHHQLTALRRRQVRQRFAELAAWTESRSRQAQWSTIEAWQQDLRNNGMLD; encoded by the coding sequence ATGTCGCTGAACCTGCGCTACAGTTGCGTGATTCCCACCCGGGACCGGGGTGACATGGTGCAGGAGGCGGTGGCCTCGGTACTGGCCCAGACCCTGCCGGCGGCGGAGATCATCGTGGTCGATGACGGCTCCCGCGACCATACCGCCGCCACCCTGCGCGCCCTTTATCCCGGCTTGCACCTGCTGCAACTCGACGGCCGGGGGCCAGGCGCGGCCCGCAACGCCGGGGTGGCAGCAGCATCGACGGAGATCATCCTGTTCCTTGATTCCGATGATCTCTGGCTGCCGGATCACGCCCAACGGTTGCTGGCCGCCCTGGCCGGCCGCTATGCGGTGGCCTACGGCCCCACCCGCAATCTGAACCTGGTCGACGGCGGCGAGTTTGCCATTCCGGCGCCGGGCGAAGCAAAAACCGGGGACTGTTTTGAGGCCCTGCTGCGCTGGTGTTTTCTGGTTCCTTCGGCGGTGGCCGTGCAGCGCCGGGCTTTTACCGACTGCGGCGGCTTTGGAATGGAGTTTCCGGGCGAGGATTGGGCCTTTTTTCTCAAGCTGGCGGCCCGCCACCACTTCGCCTATACCGGCGACCCGCCGGTAACCCTGCGGCGTCTGCACGCCGGCAGCCTCTGCCGGCTGGCCGCACCGGAGCAACTGGCAGCCGCCCTGAACCGCCTGGCAGGACTCTTTGCCGCCGGCCAGGATCACCACCAGCTCACCGCCCTTCGCCGCCGACAAGTACGGCAAAGATTCGCCGAACTGGCGGCCTGGACGGAAAGCAGATCCCGCCAGGCCCAATGGTCGACGATAGAGGCCTGGCAGCAAGATTTACGCAACAACGGTATGCTGGACTAA
- a CDS encoding vitamin B12-dependent ribonucleotide reductase gives MLEKASIKTAKMPAGLIKPKFSANAMTVLKRRYLKKDEQGKVLESPQRMLWRVASTIANSERLYDATADTEALAMEFYRLMAELDFMPNSPTLMNAGRKLGQLSACFVLPIEDSMPSIFEAVKQTALIHQSGGGTGFSFSRIRPKNDVVHSTKGISSGPLSFMSVFDCATETIKQGGTRRGANMAILRVDHPDIMDFIKVKSDLDVLHNFNLSVAITDEFMRALAENGDYALINPRNGEIVRYQNAAKLFRQIVKQAWLSGEPGVVFIDRINAENPTPEAGEIESTNPCGEQPLLPYESCNLGSINLANMVKDGKLDYERLGYCVDTAVHFLDNVVDINNYPLPEIEQVTKQNRKIGLGVMGFADLLVQLEIPYSSQEAVELAEALMRFIDERALKASIALGKSRGAFPNFPDSIYGRQDPKTPVRNATRTTIAPTGTISILAGCSSGVEPLFAVAFLRRVMDNDELFEVNPRFEKIAKEEGFYSHELVKQIAHNGTLAGLEEIPAKYRRIFETAHDITPENHIAIQASFQRHTNNAVSKTINFPHQATEEEVRQAYLLAYELNCKGMTIYRDGCRENQVLNIGKTDKKAAAAVPVLPQKPFKRDRPAMLTGCTYQMSTGCGPMYVTINQDEDKHLFELFNTVGKAGGCAASQCEAIGRLVSLAWRSGMPPEPMIKQLIGISCHKPAGFGENKVTSCADAIAQAIRQHLEKTNGHRDQSLDEVNHLFGACPECGGVIEHEGGCCVCHACGYSECG, from the coding sequence ATGCTCGAAAAAGCCTCGATCAAAACCGCCAAAATGCCCGCCGGCCTCATCAAGCCAAAGTTTTCCGCCAACGCCATGACGGTACTCAAGCGCCGCTACCTGAAAAAGGACGAGCAGGGCAAGGTGCTGGAATCTCCCCAACGCATGCTCTGGCGGGTGGCCAGCACCATCGCCAACAGCGAACGGCTTTACGATGCCACGGCCGACACCGAGGCCCTGGCCATGGAGTTTTACCGGCTGATGGCCGAGCTCGACTTCATGCCCAACTCCCCCACCCTGATGAACGCCGGGCGCAAGCTGGGCCAGTTGTCGGCCTGCTTCGTACTGCCCATCGAAGACTCCATGCCCAGCATCTTCGAAGCGGTGAAGCAGACCGCCCTGATCCACCAGAGCGGCGGCGGCACCGGTTTTTCCTTCTCCCGCATCCGCCCCAAAAACGACGTGGTGCACTCCACCAAGGGCATCTCCAGCGGCCCCTTGTCCTTCATGTCGGTGTTTGACTGCGCCACCGAGACCATCAAGCAGGGCGGCACCCGGCGGGGGGCCAACATGGCCATCCTGCGGGTGGATCATCCCGACATCATGGATTTTATCAAGGTCAAGTCGGACCTGGACGTGCTGCACAACTTCAACCTGTCGGTGGCCATCACCGACGAGTTCATGCGGGCCCTGGCGGAAAACGGCGATTACGCCCTGATCAACCCCCGTAACGGCGAGATCGTCCGCTACCAGAACGCCGCCAAACTCTTTCGCCAGATCGTTAAACAGGCCTGGCTGTCGGGTGAACCGGGAGTGGTCTTCATCGACCGGATCAACGCCGAAAACCCCACCCCCGAGGCCGGTGAGATCGAGTCCACCAACCCCTGCGGCGAACAACCGCTGCTGCCTTACGAGTCGTGCAACCTGGGCTCCATCAACCTGGCCAACATGGTCAAGGACGGCAAGCTTGACTACGAGCGTCTGGGTTACTGCGTGGACACCGCCGTGCACTTCCTGGACAACGTGGTGGATATCAACAATTACCCGCTGCCGGAAATCGAACAGGTTACCAAGCAGAACCGCAAGATCGGCCTGGGGGTGATGGGCTTTGCCGATCTGCTGGTGCAGTTGGAAATCCCCTACTCCTCCCAGGAGGCGGTGGAGCTGGCGGAAGCGCTGATGCGTTTCATCGATGAACGGGCCCTGAAGGCCAGCATCGCTTTGGGCAAAAGCCGGGGTGCCTTTCCCAACTTCCCGGACAGCATCTATGGCCGCCAGGACCCCAAAACCCCGGTGCGCAACGCAACCCGCACCACCATCGCCCCCACCGGCACCATCAGCATCCTGGCCGGCTGTTCCAGCGGGGTGGAGCCGCTGTTCGCGGTGGCCTTCCTGCGGCGGGTGATGGACAACGACGAGTTGTTCGAGGTCAACCCCCGTTTTGAAAAGATCGCCAAGGAAGAGGGCTTTTACTCCCACGAACTGGTCAAGCAGATCGCCCACAACGGCACCCTGGCGGGCCTGGAGGAAATCCCCGCCAAATACCGGCGGATCTTTGAAACCGCCCACGACATCACCCCGGAAAACCATATCGCCATCCAGGCCTCCTTCCAGCGCCACACCAACAACGCGGTGAGCAAGACCATCAACTTCCCCCACCAGGCCACCGAGGAAGAGGTGCGCCAGGCTTACCTGCTGGCCTATGAACTGAACTGCAAGGGAATGACCATTTACCGCGACGGCTGCCGGGAAAACCAGGTGCTCAACATCGGCAAGACCGACAAAAAGGCGGCTGCAGCCGTCCCAGTGCTGCCGCAGAAGCCCTTCAAGCGCGACCGGCCGGCCATGCTCACCGGCTGCACCTACCAGATGAGCACCGGTTGCGGCCCCATGTACGTAACGATCAACCAGGATGAAGATAAGCACCTGTTCGAATTGTTCAACACTGTGGGCAAGGCCGGGGGCTGCGCCGCCAGCCAGTGCGAGGCCATCGGCCGGCTGGTCTCACTGGCCTGGCGCAGCGGCATGCCGCCGGAACCGATGATCAAGCAGTTGATCGGCATCAGTTGCCACAAGCCGGCCGGGTTCGGGGAAAACAAGGTGACATCCTGCGCCGACGCCATCGCCCAGGCCATACGCCAACACCTGGAAAAGACCAACGGCCACCGGGACCAATCATTGGACGAGGTCAACCACCTGTTCGGTGCCTGCCCGGAATGCGGCGGGGTGATCGAGCATGAAGGAGGCTGCTGCGTTTGCCACGCCTGCGGCTACTCCGAGTGCGGCTAA
- a CDS encoding gamma-glutamyl-gamma-aminobutyrate hydrolase family protein — MTGRKKFVTGSKQHLLPSRRLRPVVAVTGPDRGGWPAWLFTAWAVRRAGGRPFRVRPGKPQAGRHFDALIIGGGADVDPELYAEDEGPAPGEIKAAEKRLAQRLIGYFFYPFLWLLRLMFQAHGGVLDQRRDRLEKKLINQALAAGKPILGICRGMQLINVVRGGTLNRDLSGFYTETPQVRGLLPVKKVDLAGNSQLAAIFAANSILVNAIHNQAVASLGQHLHATGREKNGIIQAIEAADSWCIGVQWHPEYLPQKNVHQRLFRALIREALDHQPGRALHPDNL; from the coding sequence ATGACTGGGCGGAAAAAATTCGTGACTGGTTCTAAACAGCACCTCCTCCCCTCCCGGCGCTTGAGACCGGTGGTGGCCGTTACCGGCCCGGATCGGGGCGGCTGGCCGGCCTGGCTGTTCACCGCCTGGGCGGTGCGCCGGGCAGGCGGCCGCCCCTTCCGGGTGCGACCGGGCAAACCACAAGCGGGGCGCCATTTCGACGCTCTGATCATCGGCGGCGGCGCCGATGTCGACCCGGAACTGTACGCAGAAGACGAAGGCCCCGCCCCGGGGGAAATTAAGGCTGCGGAAAAACGCCTCGCCCAACGTTTAATTGGTTACTTTTTTTACCCCTTCCTGTGGCTGCTGCGCCTGATGTTCCAAGCCCACGGCGGCGTTTTAGACCAGCGACGCGATCGATTGGAAAAAAAGCTGATCAACCAGGCCCTGGCCGCCGGCAAACCTATCCTGGGTATTTGTCGGGGCATGCAACTGATCAACGTGGTTCGCGGCGGCACCTTAAACCGTGACTTGAGCGGCTTCTACACCGAAACTCCCCAGGTACGGGGCCTGTTGCCGGTAAAAAAGGTTGATCTGGCCGGCAACTCCCAACTGGCGGCCATTTTTGCCGCCAACTCAATCCTGGTCAATGCCATCCACAACCAGGCCGTGGCCTCTTTAGGTCAACACCTGCACGCCACCGGCCGGGAGAAAAACGGGATCATCCAGGCCATCGAAGCCGCCGACAGCTGGTGCATCGGGGTGCAATGGCACCCGGAATATCTGCCCCAGAAAAACGTACACCAGCGCCTGTTTCGCGCCCTGATCCGAGAGGCCCTGGACCACCAGCCGGGCAGGGCTCTGCATCCTGACAATCTTTAA
- a CDS encoding RimK family protein, producing the protein MRQLIVVSRPEDWPLKIAGVEKVTARDYLTDPVWSALKSARVYNLCRSYRYQANGYYVSLLAAARGHKPLPAINTIQDLKSQNVIRVSSAELGRLIETNFKPLHSDHFTLSIYFGRNLARRYERLSRALFNLFPAPLLRAEFQRLEDGWVLRRLGTPAFSEIPESHMDFLRESAELYFSGKRPRRTARKASRFDLAMLVNPDESDPPSDEKALKRFEQAGEELGFNIERIGPDEIGRLSEFDALFIRETTAVNHHTFRFARRATAEGLVVIDDPDSILKCTNKVYLAEMLQRNQIAGPRTLLVHRDNAERIEAELGLPVVLKQPDSAFSIGVVKVHDAETLRFRVNALLKNSDLIVAQEYLPTAFDWRVGLIDGRPLYVCRYHMARGHWQIIHREGGKKHEGDADTLSVGEAPPAVIQTAVRAAGLIGKGLYGVDLKEVDGKIMVIEVNDNPSIDAGVEDAVLKGALYREIMGVILQRVMAHKLGQR; encoded by the coding sequence ATGCGCCAACTGATCGTAGTAAGCCGGCCGGAGGACTGGCCGTTGAAGATTGCCGGGGTCGAGAAGGTGACCGCGCGCGACTACCTGACCGACCCGGTCTGGTCGGCGCTCAAGTCGGCCCGGGTCTACAACCTGTGCCGCTCTTACCGCTACCAGGCCAACGGCTACTACGTTTCTTTGCTGGCGGCCGCGCGCGGCCACAAGCCGTTGCCGGCGATCAACACGATCCAGGACCTGAAGTCGCAGAACGTGATCCGGGTCTCCTCGGCCGAGCTTGGTCGGTTGATCGAAACCAACTTCAAGCCGCTCCACTCCGATCATTTCACCCTGAGTATCTATTTCGGACGCAACCTGGCGCGGCGCTACGAGCGGTTATCGCGGGCGCTGTTCAATCTGTTCCCGGCCCCCCTGCTGCGGGCTGAGTTTCAGCGCCTGGAGGACGGTTGGGTGTTGCGGCGCCTGGGCACACCGGCCTTCAGCGAGATTCCCGAGAGTCACATGGATTTCCTGCGCGAGTCGGCCGAGTTGTATTTCTCCGGCAAGCGGCCGCGGCGCACGGCGCGCAAGGCCAGCCGTTTTGACCTGGCCATGCTGGTCAATCCGGACGAGTCCGATCCGCCGTCGGATGAGAAGGCGCTGAAGCGTTTCGAGCAGGCCGGCGAGGAGTTGGGTTTCAACATCGAGCGGATCGGCCCGGACGAGATCGGGCGCCTGTCCGAGTTCGATGCCCTGTTCATCCGCGAAACGACCGCAGTCAATCACCATACTTTCCGCTTTGCCCGCCGCGCCACGGCCGAGGGGCTGGTCGTGATCGACGACCCGGATTCCATCCTCAAATGCACCAACAAGGTCTACCTGGCCGAGATGCTGCAGCGCAACCAGATTGCCGGGCCGCGCACCCTGCTGGTTCATCGCGACAACGCCGAGCGGATCGAGGCTGAACTGGGTTTGCCGGTGGTGCTCAAGCAGCCCGACAGCGCCTTTTCGATTGGCGTGGTCAAGGTCCACGATGCCGAGACCCTGCGCTTCAGGGTTAATGCCTTGCTCAAGAATTCGGACCTGATCGTGGCCCAGGAATACCTGCCGACCGCGTTCGACTGGCGGGTCGGGCTGATTGATGGTCGGCCGCTGTACGTCTGTCGTTACCACATGGCGCGTGGCCACTGGCAGATCATCCATCGTGAGGGCGGGAAGAAGCACGAGGGCGATGCCGATACCCTGAGCGTCGGCGAGGCGCCGCCGGCGGTGATCCAGACTGCGGTGCGCGCAGCCGGCCTGATCGGCAAAGGTCTGTACGGGGTTGATTTGAAGGAAGTCGACGGCAAGATCATGGTGATCGAAGTCAACGACAACCCCTCAATCGACGCCGGGGTCGAAGACGCCGTACTCAAGGGGGCGCTGTACCGCGAAATCATGGGCGTGATCTTGCAGCGGGTCATGGCGCACAAGCTTGGCCAGAGGTGA
- a CDS encoding HD-GYP domain-containing protein has product MNADQQQVASDPNSPHLPIDRLIELVRSGGKVRTGVDVFNKHGLLLLEKSVLVEDPQILVKARKLGAAMVPVSEQQTGGLWDRKGRKIALPSMAADAAGAEKPNLAAAASDVDRRINEIMTMKKEAAYKYEKAKSCIKEVLESIRASGGEFDPEPVAATVNELVDFVSNSDNTFAYLTREIFSYDDYLYNHSINVCTIGTVVMQRFSNTFGTAINTFLNLHAGEIPLVRPDDEQSFVYYTDSELRNIAIGYFMHDLGKVMVAPRTLNKTGKLTPAEFAEVRSHVTDKASLILEKNKITDPHIVNVCRYHHAGLFRHEPDCYPEHDYRQVPTYVKVCKLADIYDAMTSKRCYKEAMNPVGVVTDIFHHYAGKNPLLQYVLHSFVKSVGIYPAGSVVTLTNGQLAYVLDSNGPTLLPVTDTGGIPLSRRAEVIIPDQNQTAEGEQVIKVDRRRPPISPLEAFHLLPGYLRRTLEVDFA; this is encoded by the coding sequence ATGAATGCCGATCAGCAACAGGTAGCATCCGACCCCAACTCGCCGCATCTACCCATCGATCGCCTGATCGAACTGGTACGCAGTGGCGGTAAAGTGCGGACCGGGGTGGATGTGTTCAACAAGCACGGGCTGCTGTTGCTGGAGAAAAGCGTACTGGTGGAAGACCCGCAGATCCTGGTCAAGGCCAGAAAGCTGGGGGCGGCGATGGTGCCGGTTTCCGAACAGCAGACCGGCGGCCTCTGGGATCGGAAAGGCCGCAAGATTGCGTTGCCGTCAATGGCAGCCGATGCCGCCGGGGCCGAAAAACCAAACCTGGCCGCCGCTGCTTCCGACGTTGATCGGCGGATCAACGAAATCATGACCATGAAAAAGGAGGCCGCCTACAAGTACGAGAAGGCCAAAAGCTGCATCAAAGAGGTACTGGAATCCATTCGGGCCAGCGGCGGCGAGTTCGACCCGGAACCGGTCGCCGCCACCGTCAACGAGTTGGTGGACTTTGTCAGCAACAGCGACAACACCTTCGCCTACCTGACCCGCGAAATTTTTTCCTACGACGATTACCTCTATAATCACTCCATCAACGTCTGCACCATCGGCACGGTGGTGATGCAGAGATTCAGCAATACCTTCGGCACCGCCATTAACACCTTTCTCAATCTGCATGCCGGCGAAATTCCGCTGGTCAGGCCCGATGACGAGCAATCTTTTGTTTACTACACCGATTCGGAGTTGCGCAACATCGCCATCGGCTACTTCATGCACGACCTGGGCAAGGTAATGGTGGCGCCGCGAACCCTCAACAAAACCGGCAAGCTGACCCCCGCCGAGTTTGCCGAGGTAAGGTCACACGTCACCGACAAAGCCTCGCTGATTCTGGAGAAAAACAAAATCACCGACCCCCATATCGTCAATGTCTGCCGTTACCACCACGCCGGCCTTTTCCGCCACGAGCCCGACTGCTACCCGGAGCATGACTACCGGCAGGTGCCGACCTATGTCAAGGTCTGCAAGCTGGCGGATATCTACGACGCCATGACCTCCAAGCGCTGTTACAAGGAGGCCATGAACCCGGTGGGGGTGGTGACCGACATCTTTCACCATTACGCCGGCAAAAACCCCTTGCTGCAGTATGTTTTGCATTCCTTTGTTAAATCGGTGGGGATTTACCCCGCGGGCAGCGTAGTCACCCTGACCAACGGGCAACTGGCTTATGTGCTGGACAGCAACGGCCCCACCCTGCTGCCGGTAACCGACACCGGCGGCATCCCCCTGTCCCGCCGGGCGGAAGTGATCATCCCGGACCAGAATCAAACCGCCGAAGGCGAACAGGTAATCAAAGTCGACCGGCGGCGCCCCCCCATCTCACCGCTGGAGGCCTTTCACCTGCTGCCCGGTTATCTGCGGCGCACCCTGGAAGTGGATTTTGCCTAA